GTGGAGAGGGTTTGTTCATTTCATCTAGTGCAACTGTTTCTAGGATAGATGGGTCGCGGAGCGCCAGTAAGATGTTATCGGACTTGAGGTCTTGTGTCCGTTAGTGGTGATATACAGATTATGGTGATATACGGATTACAGAGGGATACAGACCTGTGTGAATAACGTGACATTCAGTGTGGAAATACCGCAGTCCCTCTAGTATGAGTTTCGACACCGGTTTCAGGACATCAAGAGGGATGACATCTCCCTCAAATCGGTGCTTCAGCATCCACAGCGGTTCGCAAAGCGCATCAAACACCATGCAAATATGGCTGCGGCCCGAGCTAGAAAGGCGAAATGAATCTAATAAGGTAGCGACAAAATTGCGGCCCTCATGCTGTGGGTTTGTTTTTGTGATGTGCTCAGTAATGCGCAGCTCTTTCTCTGCAGATTCTTTAGAGGCATAGTTATTTGCGTTGACTTTGATGGCCACATATCGGGGCGGGCGCCATGGCCACCTAAGACAGGGTAAGACAAGGAATGTATATTATTGAGAAATCACATACTGGTGGAGATCACGCGCTAGCCATACAGTCGAACTCGTCCCATAACCGATTTTAGCGGCGATTTGGTATCTCTTGTTGAGGATCTGATAGAGACGTACGGGGTAAAAGTGCTGCGGCTTATAATGGGGCGTgtgctcttcctcaaccagaTCTGCCGTTGGGAGTAATTTTGCCGGGATGGGGCAGGGCTTCCAGGGGATGGACTGAAAGATTTTTCTGCGGTACATGGCCAGAGATGGTGAGTTGCTAACTGGTGTTGTCGTGTTGAAAACAAGGGCGGGTCCGATACGCGTAGAGAGCACAGACCAACAGCAGAACACCGATTTGGCAACCACTGCAATAAACCCATTTATTCTGATCGTCCGTTCGCAGAGGTTGAGAACCCAGAAATGGCCCAGTTTCTGATTTGTTTGTTGAGGGGCTGTAAGCTgtgattataatattttaatagcaGAGCACTTGGACATGTACTGTAGGAGCGTTGAAATGATAGAAATTTAGTAATTTTATCTCGAAAGAAATTGAATTCActagaaaaatataaagctataCTATGTTTATTAACGCGGTTAATTTAGATAATACTAGAAGGCAGTAAACTCTTAACAAATAACGTTGTTAAATGCGTGGctcgaggaggcgaagaagctCGGCTGAGTCGGCTACATTTACAACGTGGCCTAGAGGAACAAGCGCAAGGAACAGGGAGCATGTAGGATTTAGATTGGGGTATGCAAAGGATGTATATACTCCGGGAAGGTATCTGCTCTGTTAAACCCTGAATATTCTAGCGCGTTATGCTATCCTAATAACAGATTTGCCCTGCGCTGTCCcgtcctcaagctccttcaaGATATCATCGATATCTCCCAGCTTCTTTTCAATCAGTTGTGGCTTTACTTGACCCTTCGCTACATATTCAAGCGCCTCCAGCGTGTCCTGCCGGTCTCCAGTGGATGTACCCAGAACCTTAATACCGCGAGCAACAAAGTCTGCAGGCCCTAACGGCAGAGTTGTAGGTTTTGACGGGAGACCGATACAGACGAGGGTTCCAGTCTGTCTTAGAAACCCGATGGCGTCGGTATAAGCCTGCGCTGAGGAGGCGCAGATTAGTGCTCCGTGAGCTCCACCACCGGTGGCCTCGATGACATCGGACACACAGTTCCTCGTCTCCAATATATCGATATAGACATCCGCTCCAAGGCTCAAACAGAGGTCTCTTTTGTTTATGTCAAGGGCGACGACCTTGAGGCCAATGCCACGTGCGTACTGGATAGCAAGATGCCCCAAGCCTCCACCAGCGCCTGCGATGGCCACCCACGACCCCATGCGCAGGCCGGCAATCTTAAGCGCCTTGTAAACAGTAACACCAGCACATAGGATCGGTGCAGCATCGGCGTCGGACACTCCATCCGGAAGCCTAACCATATAAGAGCTGTCGGCAATAGCGTACTCGGCAAATGTGCCTTCGATGTCCTTCCCTGCGAGTTTTCGACTCCGGCATAGATTCTCATAGCCTGTCGTGCAGACTTCGCATTTTCCGCAGACAATATGTACCCAGCGTACCGCGACCCGATCGCCGATGTGCCACTTTGTCGTGTCTGCTTCGGGCCCGAGACTGGCGATTACACCGGTGCCTTCATGGCCGCCCACTGAGACTTTGGGCTGTAGGTAGGGAATGTTCCCGCGAGCCAGGTGGAGGTCTGTGGCGCAGACTCCGGAATAATGTAGTTTGACTAGGACCTGGGTACCGATGGGGACTGGAGTTTGTCGTTGCGTAACAGAGATGGTTTTTGTCTTCTGGTCTTGGATTGCCGCGAGGGACACTTCTGGGGGAGTGATTGAACCCATTGTAGCCAGTCAGTGTTTGAAGGAGGATAAATTCGATTATTGCTCCAACGAAGCTGGTTATTGAAACGAGGCTGCGCTAGGCTAAGCCATTTTAACTTATTGAATTGGAGGTCTGACGTCGGTTCCAAGGTTCGTCTGTTGTGTCGGAGACAACGATCCGACAGTCAACCCCAAACCCCGGAATTTCCCCATAGTTGGCGTCCAATGGCTACTTCGCCAACTGCATGGTTCCGGAGTGGGTGCAGTCATCCGCTTCGCTTGCGAGTTGCTGGAACGCAGGTTTGACGAAGACTCCGCTCGTTTTGTTTTTATAGCACTGCTGCTCTCTTGGATCCGAAGAAGTTGGATCTACAAACGTCTTACCATGTACGAGAAGGCCAAAAACAACCCGCGTGAGTCAACATGATTTTTCCCATACACGCAAGTGCATGATGTGGACTGAGGCGAGCTGATGCTTCCTAGACTTAGATCCAGACATGGCTTTGGACACAGAGAAGGATGCATGGCAGCATAAGGATGACGCCTCCACCACGCCCAACCTCAAGATGCGTGACGGGATTATTCTAATGCCCCAGCCATCTGATGATCCCACCGATCCGCTGAACTGGTCCTGGTTGCGCAAGCATGCTGCCATGTTCACGATATCATACCTGGCACTGATATGCTACGTCGCTGTGACCACACTTGTTACGGGAACTGTTCCTGTGGCAAAGTCTCTAGGTGTGTCCAAGTCTACAGCTGTCTACTTGGGAAACACACCTGTTGCACTCTATGGCGTGGCGCCATGGTTGTGGAGTCCGCTCAGTCACTTTCTGGGACGCAGACCCGTGCTTCTTGCTTGCAATGCTATTGCTATGGTTggagctgttgttgttgccaCTTCCCAAACGTATGCGGCTTGCATTGTTGGTCGGGTCATTCTTGGAGCGGGTGGTTCGGCATTCTGGACACTTGGTCCAGCCAGTATTGGAGATATGGTACGTGCCTATGCGTTTAGGGTGCATTCTACTAGTTCTGGAAGCATATTAATAAGGCCCTACAGTTCTTCCTACacgagaaggggaagaagatcggCATTTCCACCCTGGCAATTGTAGTCTCGCCTTTCCTCGGCACAATGTAAGCATCTTAACATACCTTATTCTTCTCTCCAGCCAAACCATAACCTGACCAGACGGCTTGACAGAATCGGCGGCCCCATAATAGAAGACCCAAATCTAGGGTGGCGAGCATCCCAATGGATCCCCCTCGTGTGCATGGGCGCAGGCTTCATCATGcaggtcttcttcctgccagAGACAATCTACATCCGAGAAGCAGCCAATACCAATTCTTCCGTGACTGAgatcaagaaaccaaccCTCTGGGCGCGATACGGCATTCATATTCCCAAACGCCGTGAAGAGAACAATCAtagtttcttcttcatcgccaccCGTCCTATTATACTTTGCAAGTACCCGGCCGTTATGCTATCGGCTTTCTGGTTCGGCATTGCCTATATGATGCATGTTGGTATCACAGCTGAGATCCCACTTGTGTTTGAGGCCGATTATAACTTCTCCGTGCTGGATGTCGGTCTGACTGGGTTCTCTGGGTTGATTGGAGCTCTTGTCGGCGAAGCGTACGCTGGACCTGCGCTTGATTTTATAGTCAAGCACACCATGAAGCAAGGTCGAGAGTGGCAGCCCGAGTATCGGCTGCAAGCGATCTGGCCAGCACTCATCACTGTTCCTGGGGGTCTGATCATGTTCGGTGCATCCCTGCAGTTTGGAAATGCGTGGATTACGCCGTTGGTTGGACAGGCGGTCTATATATTTGGCATCGAGATTGCCACAACAGTCGTGTATGGCCAACATCCTATCCCCCTTGTTACTAAAGATCAACGCGCTAATTACGAGACCGGTAGTCAAACATATATCCTTGAGTGCTATCCTCGTCAAGGCGCAGAAGCGAATTTGGTTTTCAATCTGATTCGGAATATCTTCTCCTACACGGCTCCGTTTTTCCTTCAGCCGATGATTGCAAAGATGGGGATGACGTCGACATTTGGATTGTTTGCTGCTTtgaccgtcttcttcttcccttttaCTATTGGAATTTTGATTTGGCGAGGCAAGGAGATTCGGGACAAGGGAGGGGATCCGGGCTGGAGTAGAGGCTAGAAGCATGCATGGAGAGCTATCGAGTATCTAGGGTTAGTGAACAACTTGTAAAGCAAAGATTCAGGAAGATACGCCCTACCAATGGCCCATTCTAGGCGATGATATCTGAGAGGCAAGTTCACAAGGAGCCTTCATGTACAGTGCCTCTACAGTAGAGATGAAATGGCAGATAAAGTCCCCTGCTGTCATGGTTATTTCTGCTCTTTTACATCGCCGTCGTAGGTCTATTCCAACACCGTTCTATAAGCTACGTCGTCTCTTATGAGAGGCATTCTCCTGAAAGATTCACGAGAAGAACATTAACTATATTGACTTTAAATCGAAAATTACATCAAAAAGAATACTTCATCCCCGGCCTCGCCAGACTAACAATCTGCCTCTCCGTAAACTCCTCAATGCCCGCTATGCCCCCAAACCGACCATACCCACTCgcaccaccaacaccccCATTCGGAAGCGGCGCCTCGATATAGACAGTCGACCCATTGACATGACAACTGCCCGTCCGGATTTGCTTGGCCGTGTCCATTGCGCGGAGAGCGTCCCGGGAGAAGACACTCGCACACAAGGAAAACTCCGAGTCATTGGCCTGTGAGatggcctcttcctcgttaTCAAATTCGGATACAAACAGGACGGGGCCGAATGATTCTTTGCAGAAGAGGTCCATGTCGCGTGTAACGCCTTCCAGGATATGGGGGACTATAATCGTATCGCATGGTCCGTGGAGTTTCATATCGCCTGTTAGGAGTGTAGCACCGGCCGCAACGGCGTCTTTAACAAGATCCAACACGCGTGCGGCAGATGAGGCGTTGAACAGACCTGACAGCTGCACGCTCGAGTCCACCATGTGGTTTCCTACCCGCAGGCTCTCGACTCGCTTTACCAGTCGCGCTTTGAAGTCAGCGGCCACCGAGCGATGAACAATCACCCGTTCCGTGGACATGCATATCTGTCCGCTGTTGGACAGAGCACCGTATGCGACTGCTTCAACGGCGCTGTCGATATCCGCGTCTTCCAGGACAGCGACGGGTGCCTTTCCACCCAGCTCTAGAACGCATGGCTTCAACACGGAAGCCGATAATGCAGCAATGATTTGGCCCACCCGCTCACTGCCCGTGAAGTTTGTCCTGCTCACTTTCGGGTGCTTGACGGTGAACTCAACAGCCGCAGGGGTCTCGGCAGGACTGGTGGGCAGGAACTGCAGGCATCCGGCCGGTagtccagctgcagccagTGCACGGACAACGAGATGCTGGGACTTGGGGCTAAACTCGGACGGCTTGAGTATGACTGTGTTGCCGCAGATTAACGGGCAGCAGATTGCCCTCGCGGTCAGTGTCACGGGCATGTTCCAGGGGCTGATGGCGAAGACCACACCGACTGGCTGTCGCTCGACCAGGATCGTGGTATTGGGACGGTCGGCGGGGACGATTTCGCCCTTGATGTGTGTCGCTAGAGCTGCATTCTCGCGGAACACTCCGGCTGTGGAAAGGATGTTGGCCTTCACCCATCCTTTTGTCGCTGATACCTCGGCCGATAGAATCTCTGGCGCGTCGCTGTCGATGTACGTCTCCATGATATCGGCCGCCTTGAGGAGAATCAGTCGCCGTGCTGAGGGGCCAAGTGCGGCCCAGGACCGCTGGGCTGAATGTGCTCCATCAATGGCGGCAGCGTAATCGTCGAGCGATGCAGAGGCACATTGGTATATGGTAACCCCCGTCATGGGGTTCTTGACAGGGAACATGCCATTGCCCTTGGAGTTCTGGTAGCTGCCTCCAATACACAGCTGTAGGGGCTCTCCGAGCTGATACGAGTCACTGACTGATGGATACATGGCTCATCAACGATGGAATATGGCAGGATGTCTAGGGTTGCTTCAGCGTACCAGAGGAAAACAGCCTTCTAAAGGAATGGCAGGATGCGTCAATCCGGGACTCACTTCGACGGATGCTTGACCTATCCTGCATTCGATTAACTAGTATCTTGGAGATGACTGGAGCTCGTGtgtggggaggagggtgtggCGTGGGGGTGAGAGGACTCCGACGGATGTGTGGTTCCGATAGAAAAACGTCAGGATCCGGGAGGAAGAGGTAAGATTCGTAATAGCCCAGTGTCTAAATAATACAAGTATTCTACATACATCATTGCCCAATATTTCGTGCCAGGAGTGTCTCGATATCATTCCAGTCGACAGCGCCCGTCccgtcaaggccgaggaaAGAATCCACCATCCAACTGTTTGCCTCGGATGGCCCGTCAAATGTGGTCAGCGAGCTAGACTGCCACGAGGGATCTGTGGTGTCGAGGAGCCCTGCGATTGTTCCCGTACCTGGTCCTTGTTGGGAGACACGAAGGGAGTCGATAGTAGGATCTATAACCGCTGCTTGTTCGGCGGTTGGGTTACTGAGTTGCTCAACGGAGTGGAACGGGTCACTTGGCAACGCATTCACTGCCTCCATAGCCGGGTGCCCATTGACTGGGGCGTGGTTGTCTATAGGAGCGACGCGATGCGATCGATCTGGCCTCGATCCCTCCTCGAACGCAGCTACCACGCGTGCAAACCGAGTCATCGTGCTGCACTTCTTCACGCGCAGCAGCACTTCCCTCGTCTCCGCAATGAGGCGACGCTGCTCCATCTGTAGGCGTGCCTCGTGTTGGTCGTGATGGTGGCTGGCGGAGATACCAACACGTAGTGAACGTAGGATAAGCACCATGACACCGCAATAGGCATAAAAGACATCCATGGCCGAGGTACCGTTCACCAGTCCAACAGAGTCGGCAAGCAAGATTAGGCGACAGAGCTGAACAGCGTGCGTTATGCACAGATCCGACAGGGGTTCACCTGGGGTGTCTGAGGATTGAGCGTCGGGGAGCTCCGCTCGCTCACTTGCACTCCTAGCGGGCGCGGTTGCAACATATAGAAGCAAGGCAGACCTTGTTACTAGGAGGCCGATATATCTGTATTGGAGCTGCAGCACCAGCGCAGTCCGAAGCCGGCGCCGGCTCTGCCAGCCCATCATTGTTCGCAGTTCCTGCAATGACATCCGTGGCGACTCCTGCGCGCCTTCACACAAGATGTCGTCGGCGTCGCCGATAAAAGGCATGTTTAACGCATGGCGTGAGGCCAGCCGGTTCTTCCACTGATTCAATGCGCCCAGGATCTCCCTCGAAGCATGTTCGTGGCTGGCCAGGCTGTCCCTGTTGGCTTGGTCGCTGGTCATAGGCATTGACTTGACCGCAAGGGATACTCTTGCTTGTGACAGAATACCTTGCAGCTCCAGGGAGAGTGTTGTcgtgtcatcgtcatcctcgcctCCATCTAGCAAAGCTTCGTGGGCAGGAACGATTTCCACGTCTTCAAACTCGTAAAGCCCGGTTGGCCTCCCCAGGCTGGATGCAAGAAACTGCTCGAAACCATACAATGTGCAGAAGACTCGCTTTCGCGCCTCTCTCTCCATAGGCCGGAAATGTGCTTGGTTGTCGGTGTCACGATGCAGACCCAGAGAGAAGGCCATATGTTTGGCGGTTCCCACGAGGTTCCATGCTGCATTGCGCTCGTTATGGTTGTGTAGGAACAGCGCCAGCAGGAGAAGGGCTTGGACATTCGTGAGGGCGCATTTGGCGACTAGAtgaggcagcagcagtctcGTGAGACTCACACAGTGCCGCGAGAGGGAGTTGAAGTCGACATTTGGGGGGAGGTCGTTCGCACTAGACATGGATGCAAAGGCAATCGCCATATGCAAACAGCCGAGCCAGCCTGCTGAGGGAGACTGCGTACCCGTTGGCGCCAAAGACATGTACGTCTCATACTCCTCTGCGAAGGATCCCCGGTGAAACAATGAGAAGTCCGGATGAATATCTCTGAAGTACACCCTCACCAGTGAATCGACCGCCGATCGCTGCGGAAGCTGTCTTCTGATCTCCTCAATTTCCCCGTTGGGGATACTAGCAAAGTCTCGGAGCAGAGATGAGCCTAGAGACGCATGCGACTGGGGACTTTCACCGGCACCACCGCCATTAAGAGCAGGGGACATTCCTGGTTGCTCCTCCTGGTTGTTATCTGCCTCAAGAGCTTGAGCCGCATCTTCGTCCGTAAAGGTAGCAGTCAGTCGATTAGGCGCGTGCCGGTCGTGGCCACCATCAGTGCGCGAGGTGAGAATCAAGCGTCGGAGCTGGCCCAGAAACTGGAGACTTCCGGATGGACCGATGAAATGCTTCCGACCGGCTGTATCCCTGATGAGGCCGCTTGACGCTTCCGTACCAGGACCAAGTCCAGGTGCTGGGCCAGAAGATGTTCTTCTCTCATCCTGACTAGTGACAGGGTGCGCCTGTGGTAGTGAAGCCCCTTGAGCGCCATCTACCGCAATTGTATTCTTCACCAGCTCTTCTATCCCTACTGTGTTACCCTGTGAAAAGTCTGGCATGGCATATCCCATGCGTTCTCCTAGTCTGAGGAGCCCCGGCACGGTGGATACATCAGCATTAGGAAATGCCGCATGTACGATGGCCTCCAGGCACTTGTATCTGTCGTCTGTTAGGTGTGGACAGCCAAGTAAACCCACTGCGGGAAGCTTACCTGTCACTCAAGTCATCTAAGCTGCCGTAAAACCTGGTCTTGCGTGGAAGGACGTAGGAGCAGTCAACCTCATGCTCATGGCACATGACACAGCCGTGCCCTGACGGTCGTGGAACGCATTTACAACGTCGCTTTCGACAAAAGTCGCCTAACTCCGAGCTGTTTAGCGCTTCTTCGAGTGAGAGATGCAGAGGACTTACAGCTCTGCGCCGATCGCTTCCGAGACGCGCCTGGTACCCTCCTGAGCCGTCGCTTCGGTGGGTTTGCTGTTGATGGGTCAGCCATCGCGTATGTGACAAGGGCTCCGAAATCTCAGCCGGAGTCAATGATGCGACggagggagggaagaagaggaacttATCGTCCAGCCCGGAACCAGCTCCTCGGGCATTTCCCCGCATGGCATCTCCCCGGGCCCCCGGCCTTGCCCACGCCCACCTTTACCTATAGCGCCACCCCTGGTACGCCACTACTCCACGCTACGCCGTGGGTCGGAGTCATTCCTCCGCAACGCTTGGCTGGCAGACCTTTAGCCATTTACCAGAAAGTCAATACCAAAGACCCGGTCCATGTCATTTCTACCCTCGATTCGTCCTGCTGCACCAACACCGAGATTAAACAGCTACAAACAGTATGGCATACACGACCGAAATCTTCACACTCCCCAATGGCCGACAGATGGCCTATACGCTGTCACCTGGGATCTCCGATCGCATTATCCTTCTTTCAAACTCCCTGGCGGAGGACCTGACCTCCTGGGACCGCGTTGTGCCTGTGTTACAAGACCGCGGCTTCCGAGTCCTCCGCTACGACCAACCGGGTCATGGACGTTCCAGCACACCATCGAAGGCCGAGCAATCATCAATGACATTCGACGTCATGGCAGACGAGGTGCATCTCCTCTTAAACCATCTCGGTATCAGCAGGCTGCATGCCTGGATAGGAGTATCCATGGGCGGTATTAAGGGCGTGTACTTTGTATCGCGCCACCCGGGCATAGTGAACAAACTTATTGTATCGGACGCGATCGCAATGTCGCCAGCCATGGCAGGCATCACAGACAACTTTGCAGCGAGGGCACGTGCAGTCAAAGAAGCAGGGTCAGTCGCAGACGACCTTGCCGTCACTCGCAAACGGTGGTTTGGCGAGGAATGGATGGCAAAGCACCCGGAAGAAACGGCGAGAATGGAAAGGTCGATGGCGACTACTACGATTGCAGGGCTTGAGGCGTGTTGCACAGCACTTGGGCACCCCTCCTTTGATCTCAGGCCTCTATATCCTAGCGTCGGGGAAGGCTGTGATGAGGCTCTCATTGTTGCTGGTGAGAAAGATGCGGACTTGCCGATCAAAATGCAGGATATGCGCAATGCTGTGGAAGATAGTTTTCGCAGTTATGGAAAGAAGGTCCCTGTGCAGATAAAGATTGTAAAATCTGCTGGACATGTTCCCTATATCGATGGGTTTGAGGACTTTTGTAACATTGTTACTAGCTTTTTGAGTAGATAGAACTGTACATAGATTTGCAACGTGTAGGAACATTGCCATATAATTTGCTTGCCATTCCTATTGTTGCATGAATATTGTGAGCTCGGCAGTGC
The nucleotide sequence above comes from Aspergillus puulaauensis MK2 DNA, chromosome 3, nearly complete sequence. Encoded proteins:
- a CDS encoding putative protein kinase (COG:T;~EggNog:ENOG410PM5P;~InterPro:IPR017441,IPR008271,IPR000719,IPR011009;~PFAM:PF07714,PF00069;~go_function: GO:0004672 - protein kinase activity [Evidence IEA];~go_function: GO:0005524 - ATP binding [Evidence IEA];~go_process: GO:0006468 - protein phosphorylation [Evidence IEA]); translation: MYRRKIFQSIPWKPCPIPAKLLPTADLVEEEHTPHYKPQHFYPVRLYQILNKRYQIAAKIGYGTSSTVWLARDLHQWPWRPPRYVAIKVNANNYASKESAEKELRITEHITKTNPQHEGRNFVATLLDSFRLSSSGRSHICMVFDALCEPLWMLKHRFEGDVIPLDVLKPVSKLILEGLRYFHTECHVIHTDLKSDNILLALRDPSILETVALDEMNKPSPRKQLDGRDIYLSRNHWDLSPDQLGRSVITDFGLAVRGDGPLNSHSIQPEGYRAPEVWLGSEWSYSADIWNLGVMLWDLFYGRGPFDIPSNLRGSDEADEAHLGQIISLLGLPPPELLSRGKETSRYFDAQGQFKFPELIGKKNLLSMAKDIDHDEDMPQFVDFISRMLRWRPEDRSTAEDLISHPWLLQTELGNG
- a CDS encoding uncharacterized protein (COG:S;~EggNog:ENOG410PMUI;~InterPro:IPR001138,IPR007219,IPR036864;~PFAM:PF04082;~go_function: GO:0000981 - DNA-binding transcription factor activity, RNA polymerase II-specific [Evidence IEA];~go_function: GO:0003677 - DNA binding [Evidence IEA];~go_function: GO:0008270 - zinc ion binding [Evidence IEA];~go_process: GO:0006351 - transcription, DNA-templated [Evidence IEA];~go_process: GO:0006355 - regulation of transcription, DNA-templated [Evidence IEA]), which gives rise to MADPSTANPPKRRLRRVPGASRKRSAQSCDFCRKRRCKCVPRPSGHGCVMCHEHEVDCSYVLPRKTRFYGSLDDLSDRYKCLEAIVHAAFPNADVSTVPGLLRLGERMGYAMPDFSQGNTVGIEELVKNTIAVDGAQGASLPQAHPVTSQDERRTSSGPAPGLGPGTEASSGLIRDTAGRKHFIGPSGSLQFLGQLRRLILTSRTDGGHDRHAPNRLTATFTDEDAAQALEADNNQEEQPGMSPALNGGGAGESPQSHASLGSSLLRDFASIPNGEIEEIRRQLPQRSAVDSLVRVYFRDIHPDFSLFHRGSFAEEYETYMSLAPTGTQSPSAGWLGCLHMAIAFASMSSANDLPPNVDFNSLSRHCVSLTRLLLPHLVAKCALTNVQALLLLALFLHNHNERNAAWNLVGTAKHMAFSLGLHRDTDNQAHFRPMEREARKRVFCTLYGFEQFLASSLGRPTGLYEFEDVEIVPAHEALLDGGEDDDDTTTLSLELQGILSQARVSLAVKSMPMTSDQANRDSLASHEHASREILGALNQWKNRLASRHALNMPFIGDADDILCEGAQESPRMSLQELRTMMGWQSRRRLRTALVLQLQYRYIGLLVTRSALLLYVATAPARSASERAELPDAQSSDTPGEPLSDLCITHAVQLCRLILLADSVGLVNGTSAMDVFYAYCGVMVLILRSLRVGISASHHHDQHEARLQMEQRRLIAETREVLLRVKKCSTMTRFARVVAAFEEGSRPDRSHRVAPIDNHAPVNGHPAMEAVNALPSDPFHSVEQLSNPTAEQAAVIDPTIDSLRVSQQGPGTGTIAGLLDTTDPSWQSSSLTTFDGPSEANSWMVDSFLGLDGTGAVDWNDIETLLARNIGQ
- a CDS encoding uncharacterized protein (COG:S;~EggNog:ENOG410PM1M;~InterPro:IPR000073,IPR029058;~PFAM:PF12697,PF12146) — translated: MAYTTEIFTLPNGRQMAYTLSPGISDRIILLSNSLAEDLTSWDRVVPVLQDRGFRVLRYDQPGHGRSSTPSKAEQSSMTFDVMADEVHLLLNHLGISRLHAWIGVSMGGIKGVYFVSRHPGIVNKLIVSDAIAMSPAMAGITDNFAARARAVKEAGSVADDLAVTRKRWFGEEWMAKHPEETARMERSMATTTIAGLEACCTALGHPSFDLRPLYPSVGEGCDEALIVAGEKDADLPIKMQDMRNAVEDSFRSYGKKVPVQIKIVKSAGHVPYIDGFEDFCNIVTSFLSR
- the ADH1_3 gene encoding zinc-dependent alcohol dehydrogenase (COG:Q;~EggNog:ENOG410PH61;~InterPro:IPR013154,IPR013149,IPR002328,IPR036291, IPR011032,IPR020843;~PFAM:PF00107,PF08240;~go_function: GO:0008270 - zinc ion binding [Evidence IEA];~go_function: GO:0016491 - oxidoreductase activity [Evidence IEA];~go_process: GO:0055114 - oxidation-reduction process [Evidence IEA]), which encodes MGSITPPEVSLAAIQDQKTKTISVTQRQTPVPIGTQVLVKLHYSGVCATDLHLARGNIPYLQPKVSVGGHEGTGVIASLGPEADTTKWHIGDRVAVRWVHIVCGKCEVCTTGYENLCRSRKLAGKDIEGTFAEYAIADSSYMVRLPDGVSDADAAPILCAGVTVYKALKIAGLRMGSWVAIAGAGGGLGHLAIQYARGIGLKVVALDINKRDLCLSLGADVYIDILETRNCVSDVIEATGGGAHGALICASSAQAYTDAIGFLRQTGTLVCIGLPSKPTTLPLGPADFVARGIKVLGTSTGDRQDTLEALEYVAKGQVKPQLIEKKLGDIDDILKELEDGTAQGKSVIRIA
- a CDS encoding uncharacterized protein (COG:C;~EggNog:ENOG410PICX;~InterPro:IPR015590,IPR029510,IPR016161,IPR016162, IPR016163;~PFAM:PF00171;~go_function: GO:0016491 - oxidoreductase activity [Evidence IEA];~go_function: GO:0016620 - oxidoreductase activity, acting on the aldehyde or oxo group of donors, NAD or NADP as acceptor [Evidence IEA];~go_process: GO:0055114 - oxidation-reduction process [Evidence IEA]) — translated: MYPSVSDSYQLGEPLQLCIGGSYQNSKGNGMFPVKNPMTGVTIYQCASASLDDYAAAIDGAHSAQRSWAALGPSARRLILLKAADIMETYIDSDAPEILSAEVSATKGWVKANILSTAGVFRENAALATHIKGEIVPADRPNTTILVERQPVGVVFAISPWNMPVTLTARAICCPLICGNTVILKPSEFSPKSQHLVVRALAAAGLPAGCLQFLPTSPAETPAAVEFTVKHPKVSRTNFTGSERVGQIIAALSASVLKPCVLELGGKAPVAVLEDADIDSAVEAVAYGALSNSGQICMSTERVIVHRSVAADFKARLVKRVESLRVGNHMVDSSVQLSGLFNASSAARVLDLVKDAVAAGATLLTGDMKLHGPCDTIIVPHILEGVTRDMDLFCKESFGPVLFVSEFDNEEEAISQANDSEFSLCASVFSRDALRAMDTAKQIRTGSCHVNGSTVYIEAPLPNGGVGGASGYGRFGGIAGIEEFTERQIVSLARPGMKYSF
- a CDS encoding uncharacterized protein (COG:G;~EggNog:ENOG410PV8J;~InterPro:IPR020846,IPR011701,IPR036259;~PFAM:PF07690;~TransMembrane:10 (i65-89o101-120i132-155o161-184i191-213o225-242i300-318o338-362i382-402o495-515i);~go_function: GO:0022857 - transmembrane transporter activity [Evidence IEA];~go_process: GO:0055085 - transmembrane transport [Evidence IEA]), yielding MYEKAKNNPHLDPDMALDTEKDAWQHKDDASTTPNLKMRDGIILMPQPSDDPTDPLNWSWLRKHAAMFTISYLALICYVAVTTLVTGTVPVAKSLGVSKSTAVYLGNTPVALYGVAPWLWSPLSHFLGRRPVLLACNAIAMVGAVVVATSQTYAACIVGRVILGAGGSAFWTLGPASIGDMFFLHEKGKKIGISTLAIVVSPFLGTIIGGPIIEDPNLGWRASQWIPLVCMGAGFIMQVFFLPETIYIREAANTNSSVTEIKKPTLWARYGIHIPKRREENNHSFFFIATRPIILCKYPAVMLSAFWFGIAYMMHVGITAEIPLVFEADYNFSVLDVGLTGFSGLIGALVGEAYAGPALDFIVKHTMKQGREWQPEYRLQAIWPALITVPGGLIMFGASLQFGNAWITPLVGQAVYIFGIEIATTVVYGQHPIPLVTKDQRANYETGSQTYILECYPRQGAEANLVFNLIRNIFSYTAPFFLQPMIAKMGMTSTFGLFAALTVFFFPFTIGILIWRGKEIRDKGGDPGWSRG